A window of the Gossypium arboreum isolate Shixiya-1 chromosome 2, ASM2569848v2, whole genome shotgun sequence genome harbors these coding sequences:
- the LOC108461505 gene encoding (+)-delta-cadinene synthase isozyme A-like isoform X2 has product MASQVSQILASPHTSIPCNMENRPKADFHPGIWGDIFLNCPNKDIDTATQLRYEELKEEVRRMLVAPMGDSSNQKLSLIDAVQRLGVYYHFEEEIEDALEAIYHDNNDVDNDLYTISLRFRLLREHGFNVSCEVFDKFKDEEGNFMSSITTDVRGLLELYEASYMRVHGEDILDEAISFTTTHLTLAAPNLEYPLSEQVAHALKQSIRRGLPRVEARRYISLYQDTESHSKALLEFAKIDFNLLQLLHRKELSEICRWWKDLDFTKKLPFARDRVVEGYFWIMGVYFEPQYSLGRKMMTKVIAMASIVDDTYDSYATYDELIPYTNAIERWDIKCMDELPEFMKISYKALLDVYEEMEQLTAKQGRQYRVEYAKKAMIRLAQAYLLEAKWTHQNYKPTFEEFRDNALPTSGYGMLAITAFVGMGDVITPETFEWATNDPKIIKASTIICRFMDDIAEHKFKHRREDDCSAIECYMEQYGVTAQEAYDEFNKHIESSWKDVNEEFLKPTEMPVPVLNRSLNLARVMDVLYREGDGYTHVGKAAKGGITSLLIDPIQL; this is encoded by the exons TTCCCTGCAACATGGAAAATCGCCCCAAGGCTGATTTTCACCCTGGCATTTGGGGAGATATCTTCCTCAATTGCCCTAATAAG GATATTGATACTGCAACTCAACTCCGATATGAAGAACTAAAAGAAGAAGTTAGGCGGATGCTTGTGGCTCCCATGGGTGATAGTTCAAACCAAAAACTGTCCCTAATTGATGCAGTCCAAAGGTTGGGTGTGTATTACCATTTTGAGGAAGAGATTGAAGATGCATTAGAAGCTATATACCATGACAACAATGATGTCGACAATGATCTCTATACCATCTCTCTTCGATTTCGATTACTTAGAGAGCATGGCTTCAATGTTTCATGTG AGGTATTCGATAAGTTCAAAGATGAGGAAGGAAATTTCATGTCATCCATAACCACTGATGTGCGAGGACTGTTGGAGCTTTATGAAGCTTCGTATATGCGGGTGCATGGGGAAGATATATTGGATGAGGCAATTTCTTTCACCACCACTCACCTAACTCTTGCAGCACCGAATTTAGAGTATCCATTGTCGGAACAAGTTGCACATGCCTTAAAACAGTCCATCCGAAGAGGCTTGCCAAGGGTCGAGGCTAGGCGATACATTTCTTTATACCAGGATACTGAATCCCATAGTAAGGCATTGTTGGAATTTGCAAAGATAGATTTCAACTTGTTACAGCTTTTGCATAGAAAAGAGCTAAGTGAAATTTGTAG gtggTGGAAGGATTTAGACTTTACAAAAAAGTTACCATTTGCGAGAGATAGAGTGGTTGAAGGTTACTTTTGGATAATGGGAGTATACTTTGAGCCACAATACTCTCTTGGTAGAAAGATGATGACAAAAGTAATTGCCATGGCATCCATCGTAGATGATACGTATGACTCATATGCAACATATGATGAGCTCATTCCCTATACAAATGCAATCGAGAG GTGGGATATTAAATGTATGGATGAGCTCCCAGAATTCATGAAAATAAGCTATAAGGCACTATTagatgtttatgaagaaatggaGCAACTAACAGCAAAGCAAGGGAGACAATACCGTGTCGAATATGCAAAGAAGGCG ATGATACGACTTGCTCAAGCTTACCTTTTAGAAGCCAAATGGACTCATCAAAATTACAAACCAACATTTGAGGAGTTTAGGGATAATGCATTGCCAACCTCGGGCTATGGCATGCTTGCTATTACAGCTTTTGTGGGCATGGGAGATGTTATAACTCCAGAGACATTTGAATGGGCAACCAATGACCCTAAGATCATCAAAGCTTCCACAATAATTTGCAGGTTCATGGATGACATCGCTGAACACAAGTTCAAGCATCGGAGAGAAGATGATTGCTCAGCCATCGAGTGCTACATGGAACAATATGGCGTAACGGCACAAGAGGCTTATGATGAATTCAACAAGCATATAGAGAGCTCCTGGAAGGACGTTAACGAAGAGTTCCTAAAACCAACAGAAATGCCAGTACCTGTTCTAAATAGAAGTCTCAACCTTGCAAGAGTAATGGATGTGCTTTACAGAGAAGGTGATGGTTATACACATGTTGGCAAAGCTGCTAAAGGTGGGATCACTTCATTGCTCATTGACCCTATCCAACTTTGA
- the LOC108461505 gene encoding (+)-delta-cadinene synthase isozyme A-like isoform X1: protein MASQVSQILASPHTSIPCNMENRPKADFHPGIWGDIFLNCPNKDIDTATQLRYEELKEEVRRMLVAPMGDSSNQKLSLIDAVQRLGVYYHFEEEIEDALEAIYHDNNDVDNDLYTISLRFRLLREHGFNVSCAEVFDKFKDEEGNFMSSITTDVRGLLELYEASYMRVHGEDILDEAISFTTTHLTLAAPNLEYPLSEQVAHALKQSIRRGLPRVEARRYISLYQDTESHSKALLEFAKIDFNLLQLLHRKELSEICRWWKDLDFTKKLPFARDRVVEGYFWIMGVYFEPQYSLGRKMMTKVIAMASIVDDTYDSYATYDELIPYTNAIERWDIKCMDELPEFMKISYKALLDVYEEMEQLTAKQGRQYRVEYAKKAMIRLAQAYLLEAKWTHQNYKPTFEEFRDNALPTSGYGMLAITAFVGMGDVITPETFEWATNDPKIIKASTIICRFMDDIAEHKFKHRREDDCSAIECYMEQYGVTAQEAYDEFNKHIESSWKDVNEEFLKPTEMPVPVLNRSLNLARVMDVLYREGDGYTHVGKAAKGGITSLLIDPIQL, encoded by the exons TTCCCTGCAACATGGAAAATCGCCCCAAGGCTGATTTTCACCCTGGCATTTGGGGAGATATCTTCCTCAATTGCCCTAATAAG GATATTGATACTGCAACTCAACTCCGATATGAAGAACTAAAAGAAGAAGTTAGGCGGATGCTTGTGGCTCCCATGGGTGATAGTTCAAACCAAAAACTGTCCCTAATTGATGCAGTCCAAAGGTTGGGTGTGTATTACCATTTTGAGGAAGAGATTGAAGATGCATTAGAAGCTATATACCATGACAACAATGATGTCGACAATGATCTCTATACCATCTCTCTTCGATTTCGATTACTTAGAGAGCATGGCTTCAATGTTTCATGTG CAGAGGTATTCGATAAGTTCAAAGATGAGGAAGGAAATTTCATGTCATCCATAACCACTGATGTGCGAGGACTGTTGGAGCTTTATGAAGCTTCGTATATGCGGGTGCATGGGGAAGATATATTGGATGAGGCAATTTCTTTCACCACCACTCACCTAACTCTTGCAGCACCGAATTTAGAGTATCCATTGTCGGAACAAGTTGCACATGCCTTAAAACAGTCCATCCGAAGAGGCTTGCCAAGGGTCGAGGCTAGGCGATACATTTCTTTATACCAGGATACTGAATCCCATAGTAAGGCATTGTTGGAATTTGCAAAGATAGATTTCAACTTGTTACAGCTTTTGCATAGAAAAGAGCTAAGTGAAATTTGTAG gtggTGGAAGGATTTAGACTTTACAAAAAAGTTACCATTTGCGAGAGATAGAGTGGTTGAAGGTTACTTTTGGATAATGGGAGTATACTTTGAGCCACAATACTCTCTTGGTAGAAAGATGATGACAAAAGTAATTGCCATGGCATCCATCGTAGATGATACGTATGACTCATATGCAACATATGATGAGCTCATTCCCTATACAAATGCAATCGAGAG GTGGGATATTAAATGTATGGATGAGCTCCCAGAATTCATGAAAATAAGCTATAAGGCACTATTagatgtttatgaagaaatggaGCAACTAACAGCAAAGCAAGGGAGACAATACCGTGTCGAATATGCAAAGAAGGCG ATGATACGACTTGCTCAAGCTTACCTTTTAGAAGCCAAATGGACTCATCAAAATTACAAACCAACATTTGAGGAGTTTAGGGATAATGCATTGCCAACCTCGGGCTATGGCATGCTTGCTATTACAGCTTTTGTGGGCATGGGAGATGTTATAACTCCAGAGACATTTGAATGGGCAACCAATGACCCTAAGATCATCAAAGCTTCCACAATAATTTGCAGGTTCATGGATGACATCGCTGAACACAAGTTCAAGCATCGGAGAGAAGATGATTGCTCAGCCATCGAGTGCTACATGGAACAATATGGCGTAACGGCACAAGAGGCTTATGATGAATTCAACAAGCATATAGAGAGCTCCTGGAAGGACGTTAACGAAGAGTTCCTAAAACCAACAGAAATGCCAGTACCTGTTCTAAATAGAAGTCTCAACCTTGCAAGAGTAATGGATGTGCTTTACAGAGAAGGTGATGGTTATACACATGTTGGCAAAGCTGCTAAAGGTGGGATCACTTCATTGCTCATTGACCCTATCCAACTTTGA